The Pochonia chlamydosporia 170 chromosome 1, whole genome shotgun sequence genome window below encodes:
- a CDS encoding acylamino-acid-releasing enzyme (similar to Talaromyces stipitatus ATCC 10500 XP_002485707.1), which yields MSPAAEQKLPSFDKAFAEALCDLEIPKTIRFSPDGSKILYSTSLTWEHCKGKNPVSTLWLASTLEAGSSRQLTSGLFEDTNPRWHPSGDRVAFISDRAKAGESSAVWILTVAGDAAGAEPYPLTPPDKTQDIEAIEFCPSGDSILFFSPDEKSAELKTKEDDDETDAQVWGETWEQARLRIVDVATKEIRVLTDNDRHVTGACWSPDGKTIAFKSSKNPYIEEPLLSGTTISVASSAGGDIRDLCTLYNEVENLCWASDGKLYFITGTPDNVSCAGQAVYSIDPAATTPQHIKVASGEDDDADSLRISGNKIAVGLTHRLDTWIGELGKSPSFKIDRGVDAWDIQFQKDENGHVKPLIAAAMSDVNHPSEVFTIIDGGKDVIKLSNHGHRFENRKFGLFNVLKCPSSDGEVELDGVWITPVSLEKPSTGFPTFVMIHGGPADRNCNEFNAHYYMWVPYVLSKGYAVLLPQYRGSIGRGEAFAAWSLGGVGVHDYADVITVTDNAVKLGLADPKRLLVGGYSQGGFLTYLCSVRNGLHGYGWRFNAAIAGAGICDIDSLPLTADSGSSFDRELNNGKLVWTMDCDDIGNRKASALWEVASAVGKTRKTGEMIIPPMLILHGEADLRCPFSQAEGFRRALRAHGLPCEFVMYPRQEHEMKEQKFWVDMLERIGRWCDMYIGQ from the coding sequence ATGTCACCAGCTGCTGAGCAAAAGCTTCCGTCTTTCGACAAAGCCTTTGCCGAGGCCCTTTGCGACCTAGAAATACCCAAAACAATTAGGTTTTCTCCCGATGGCAGCAAGATTCTCTACTCGACCAGTTTAACTTGGGAACACTGCAAGGGCAAGAACCCGGTGTCGACTTTGTGGTTGGCATCGACTCTTGAAGCAGGGTCTTCACGGCAGCTTACATCAGGACTTTTTGAGGATACCAACCCACGTTGGCATCCCTCTGGAGATCGAGTCGCCTTCATTTCTGACCGAGCCAAAGCTGGCGAGAGCTCGGCCGTATGGATTCTCACTGTCGCTGGAGATGCCGCAGGAGCTGAGCCGTACCCCCTTACGCCACCGGACAAGACACAAGACATCGAGGCTATTGAGTTTTGCCCTAGCGGTGACTCGattcttttcttctccccGGACGAAAAATCCGCAGAGCTTAAGaccaaagaagatgacgacgagacAGATGCTCAGGTATGGGGAGAGACGTGGGAGCAAGCCCGGCTTCGCATTGTTGATGTTGCCACCAAGGAAATTAGGGTCCTTACCGACAATGATAGGCACGTCACAGGTGCGTGCTGGAGCCCAGATGGAAAGACTATTGCAttcaagagcagcaagaatCCGTACATTGAGGAGCCTCTGCTATCTGGAACGACCATCTCGGTGGCGAGTAGCGCAGGCGGCGACATCAGAGATCTTTGTACGCTGTATAATGAAGTAGAGAATCTCTGTTGGGCAAGTGATGGAAAACTGTACTTCATCACTGGTACTCCAGACAATGTGTCTTGCGCGGGACAGGCTGTCTACTCCATTGACCCAGCGGCCACCACTCCTCAACATATAAAAGTGGCGTctggagaagacgatgacgCCGACTCACTCAGGATCTCAGGAAACAAGATAGCAGTTGGTCTCACCCACAGACTTGACACGTGGATCGGTGAACTGGGGAAGAGTCCATCCTTTAAGATAGACAGAGGCGTCGATGCTTGGGATATTCAGTTCCAAAAAGATGAGAACGGCCACGTCAAGCCACTCATAGCAGCTGCCATGTCCGATGTCAACCACCCCTCCGAAGTGTTTACCATCATTGACGGCGGAAAGGATGTGATTAAGCTATCCAATCACGGTCATCGCTTCGAAAACCGCAAATTTGGATTGTTCAATGTCTTGAAATGTCCCTCTTCAGATGGCGAGGTTGAACTTGATGGTGTATGGATAACGCCCGTGTCTCTGGAGAAACCGTCAACGGGATTTCCGACATTCGTCATGATACATGGTGGACCAGCGGACCGCAACTGCAATGAATTCAACGCCCACTACTACATGTGGGTGCCTTACGTCCTCTCCAAAGGCTACGCAGTGTTGCTCCCGCAGTATCGTGGTTCTATCGGCAGAGGTGAAGCCTTTGCGGCATGGAGCTTGGGAGGGGTTGGAGTTCACGACTATGCCGATGTCATCACTGTCACAGACAACGCCGTCAAGCTTGGCCTCGCTGACCCAAAGAGACTACTGGTAGGGGGCTACAGTCAGGGTGGATTTCTGACATACCTCTGCAGCGTTCGTAACGGACTCCATGGATACGGTTGGCGTTTCAATGCAGCTATTGCGGGTGCAGGCATCTGTGACATTGACAGTCTCCCACTCACGGCTGACTCCGGATCCTCGTTTGACCGCGAACTCAACAACGGTAAACTGGTGTGGACAATGGACTGTGATGACATTGGTAACCGAAAAGCAAGTGCACTATGGGAAGTTGCCTCCGCCGTGGGCAAGACTCGCAAGACTGGTGAGATGATTATTCCGCCTATGCTGATCCTCCACGGTGAGGCAGATTTGAGATGTCCATTTTCCCAGGCTGAGGGATTCCGCCGCGCATTAAGGGCTCATGGATTGCCTTGTGAGTTTGTCATGTATCCCCGGCAGGAGCATGAGATGAAGGAGCAGAAGTTTTGGGTGGATATGTTGGAGAGGATTGGAAGATGGTGCGACATGTACATTGGACAGTGA